The DNA region CTTTACTCATAACGCTGGTTTTATTGGATGATAATTTTTTGTTGCCCTGCTGGTTTACCGTTTTCACTAACCAGTTGTACAATATACTCAGATGCAGAAAGCCGCGAATTCAATAAAAGATTAATTGTATTTGTTTTTACGCTGGAAAATTTTTGTTGAAAAACAGTGGCGCCTGATAAAGAAAAGATCCGGACAATAAAATTGACTGAAAGATTGGCCGGCAGTTCAAGATTTATGGATGCACCACTATTAACGGGGTTTGGATATATTTTGAATGATGGCTTTTGTTTTACAGTGTCTATAATAGAGTAGTAACAGCGAATTACACTGCAACGGCATCCACATTTTATACATCGGCCTCCATCAGTTGAAACGACAATAAGCTCCTCCAGCTTGTTGATATTTTTTTCGAGAAAGATTGTTTGCATATTATACGATGATGGATTTTTGAAATAAGATTGATAAGCTTTATAACCAATAGAACTTACTTCTATATCATAATCAATTCCCGGTTTTAATTTGTTAGTTAAAACATACCCGCTGTCATTTGCTGCAATCACCAGCGAATCATTTCTATCTTTTTGTGATTTGAATTTTACAGTAGCACCAGGCACTATTTTTCCTCCCAGAAAATCTTTGATGATGAATTTTCTGAGTTTAGATGATTTAGTGGTGATAATGATTACTCCATTTGATGCACGGTATCCATAAATGGCCGAGGCGGCGGCATCTTTTAAAATTTCAATTGATTCAATATCATCAGGGTTTATTTTTTTGAAACTGCCATATTCATAAGGAATGCCATCAATAACCAGTAATGGGTCTGTCCCAATGTTTGTTTTACCGCATCTTAAGGTAATTTTTTGCTGATGTATTGTTGCTGAGTCAACCCGTTTGCAATTGGATATCACAGCAACTTTTTGCTTTTGAGAGTAACCTATCGATACATATATAAATCCAAGTGTTGTAAAAATCTTTCTCATGCAGTTTTGATTTAAGTTTTTAAAAAAGGACCCCGTAGACACGGGACCCGTAATCGCTAACCAGCTGTAAAGCTGAAATTTTGATATTGTTACTTAACTGATGCA from Bacteroidota bacterium includes:
- a CDS encoding T9SS type A sorting domain-containing protein, which encodes MRKIFTTLGFIYVSIGYSQKQKVAVISNCKRVDSATIHQQKITLRCGKTNIGTDPLLVIDGIPYEYGSFKKINPDDIESIEILKDAAASAIYGYRASNGVIIITTKSSKLRKFIIKDFLGGKIVPGATVKFKSQKDRNDSLVIAANDSGYVLTNKLKPGIDYDIEVSSIGYKAYQSYFKNPSSYNMQTIFLEKNINKLEELIVVSTDGGRCIKCGCRCSVIRCYYSIIDTVKQKPSFKIYPNPVNSGASINLELPANLSVNFIVRIFSLSGATVFQQKFSSVKTNTINLLLNSRLSASEYIVQLVSENGKPAGQQKIIIQ